In Gossypium raimondii isolate GPD5lz chromosome 12, ASM2569854v1, whole genome shotgun sequence, a single window of DNA contains:
- the LOC105764163 gene encoding peroxisome biogenesis protein 22 isoform X2 produces MAEPPSHLSSFKDELIQLIKRLGTYLALKMSNLFSISLQKLDPRSVGAIAGLAVAIIFTYRFTRSPAPPTRRQPKRQAPTTSSTAISTQSNITLMPSGVYSSSEDLRAQNTFDEFFQPVKQPTLGQIVRQKLNEGRKVTCRLLGVILEESSPEELQTKATVRPSMFDVLLEITKFCDLYLMERVIDDESEKNVLLALENAGIFTSGGLVKDKVLFCSTENGRTSFVRQLEPDWHIDTNPEIVSQLARFIKYQLHVSPVKTEWTTGKVLSSPSLEKFFG; encoded by the exons ATGGCTGAGCCGCCGTCGCATTTATCCTCATTCAAGGACGAGCTCATTCAGCTGATCAAGCGGCTCGGAACCTATCTCGCCCTCAAAATGTCCAATCTCTTCTCGATCTCTCTCCAAAAACtg GATCCTCGATCTGTTGGGGCTATTGCAGGGCTTGCTGTTGCAATTATCTTTACCTATAGGTTCACAAGATCACCTGCACCACCAACAAGAAGGCAACCGAAACGTCAAGCTCCAACAACTAGTAGCACTGCTATCAGTACTCAGTCAAATATAACTTTGATGCCTTCTGGAGTTTATTCATCTTCAGAGGATTTAAGAGCACAAAACACCTTTGATGAGTTTTTCCAGCCAGTAAAG CAGCCAACATTGGGGCAAATAGTTAGGCAGAAACTGAATGAAGGTAGAAAG GTAACATGTCGTTTACTTGGAGTGATCCTTGAGGAAAGCAGTCCAGAGGAGCTGCAG ACAAAAGCAACTGTAAGGCCCTCTATGTTTGATGTGCTATTGGAGATTACCAAATTTTGTGATCTTTATCTCATGGAGAGGGTTATTGACGATGAAAGCGAA AAAAATGTTCTTCTGGCCTTGGAAAATGCAGGGATTTTCACCTCCGGTGGCTTGGTGAAGGACAAG GTTCTCTTTTGTAGTACAGAGAATGGGAGGACATCTTTTGTTCGGCAGCTAGAACCTGATTGGCATATCGACACAAATCCTGAAATAGTTTCCCAGTTAGCT AGGTTCATCAAATATCAGCTCCACGTATCCCCTGTCAAAACTGAATGGACTACGGGTAAAGTGCTCAGTTCTCCATCCTTGGAAAAATTCTTTGGGTAA
- the LOC105764163 gene encoding peroxisome biogenesis protein 22 isoform X5, which produces MAEPPSHLSSFKDELIQLIKRLGTYLALKMSNLFSISLQKLDPRSVGAIAGLAVAIIFTYRFTRSPAPPTRRQPKRQAPTTSSTAISTQSNITLMPSGVYSSSEDLRAQNTFDEFFQPVKVTCRLLGVILEESSPEELQTKATVRPSMFDVLLEITKFCDLYLMERVIDDESEKNVLLALENAGIFTSGGLVKDKVLFCSTENGRTSFVRQLEPDWHIDTNPEIVSQLARFIKYQLHVSPVKTEWTTGKVLSSPSLEKFFGF; this is translated from the exons ATGGCTGAGCCGCCGTCGCATTTATCCTCATTCAAGGACGAGCTCATTCAGCTGATCAAGCGGCTCGGAACCTATCTCGCCCTCAAAATGTCCAATCTCTTCTCGATCTCTCTCCAAAAACtg GATCCTCGATCTGTTGGGGCTATTGCAGGGCTTGCTGTTGCAATTATCTTTACCTATAGGTTCACAAGATCACCTGCACCACCAACAAGAAGGCAACCGAAACGTCAAGCTCCAACAACTAGTAGCACTGCTATCAGTACTCAGTCAAATATAACTTTGATGCCTTCTGGAGTTTATTCATCTTCAGAGGATTTAAGAGCACAAAACACCTTTGATGAGTTTTTCCAGCCAGTAAAG GTAACATGTCGTTTACTTGGAGTGATCCTTGAGGAAAGCAGTCCAGAGGAGCTGCAG ACAAAAGCAACTGTAAGGCCCTCTATGTTTGATGTGCTATTGGAGATTACCAAATTTTGTGATCTTTATCTCATGGAGAGGGTTATTGACGATGAAAGCGAA AAAAATGTTCTTCTGGCCTTGGAAAATGCAGGGATTTTCACCTCCGGTGGCTTGGTGAAGGACAAG GTTCTCTTTTGTAGTACAGAGAATGGGAGGACATCTTTTGTTCGGCAGCTAGAACCTGATTGGCATATCGACACAAATCCTGAAATAGTTTCCCAGTTAGCT AGGTTCATCAAATATCAGCTCCACGTATCCCCTGTCAAAACTGAATGGACTACGGGTAAAGTGCTCAGTTCTCCATCCTTGGAAAAATTCTTTGG TTTTTAG
- the LOC105764163 gene encoding peroxisome biogenesis protein 22 isoform X4 — protein sequence MAEPPSHLSSFKDELIQLIKRLGTYLALKMSNLFSISLQKLDPRSVGAIAGLAVAIIFTYRFTRSPAPPTRRQPKRQAPTTSSTAISTQSNITLMPSGVYSSSEDLRAQNTFDEFFQPVKPTLGQIVRQKLNEGRKVTCRLLGVILEESSPEELQTKATVRPSMFDVLLEITKFCDLYLMERVIDDESEKNVLLALENAGIFTSGGLVKDKVLFCSTENGRTSFVRQLEPDWHIDTNPEIVSQLARFIKYQLHVSPVKTEWTTGKVLSSPSLEKFFG from the exons ATGGCTGAGCCGCCGTCGCATTTATCCTCATTCAAGGACGAGCTCATTCAGCTGATCAAGCGGCTCGGAACCTATCTCGCCCTCAAAATGTCCAATCTCTTCTCGATCTCTCTCCAAAAACtg GATCCTCGATCTGTTGGGGCTATTGCAGGGCTTGCTGTTGCAATTATCTTTACCTATAGGTTCACAAGATCACCTGCACCACCAACAAGAAGGCAACCGAAACGTCAAGCTCCAACAACTAGTAGCACTGCTATCAGTACTCAGTCAAATATAACTTTGATGCCTTCTGGAGTTTATTCATCTTCAGAGGATTTAAGAGCACAAAACACCTTTGATGAGTTTTTCCAGCCAGTAAAG CCAACATTGGGGCAAATAGTTAGGCAGAAACTGAATGAAGGTAGAAAG GTAACATGTCGTTTACTTGGAGTGATCCTTGAGGAAAGCAGTCCAGAGGAGCTGCAG ACAAAAGCAACTGTAAGGCCCTCTATGTTTGATGTGCTATTGGAGATTACCAAATTTTGTGATCTTTATCTCATGGAGAGGGTTATTGACGATGAAAGCGAA AAAAATGTTCTTCTGGCCTTGGAAAATGCAGGGATTTTCACCTCCGGTGGCTTGGTGAAGGACAAG GTTCTCTTTTGTAGTACAGAGAATGGGAGGACATCTTTTGTTCGGCAGCTAGAACCTGATTGGCATATCGACACAAATCCTGAAATAGTTTCCCAGTTAGCT AGGTTCATCAAATATCAGCTCCACGTATCCCCTGTCAAAACTGAATGGACTACGGGTAAAGTGCTCAGTTCTCCATCCTTGGAAAAATTCTTTGGGTAA
- the LOC105764163 gene encoding peroxisome biogenesis protein 22 isoform X1 codes for MAEPPSHLSSFKDELIQLIKRLGTYLALKMSNLFSISLQKLDPRSVGAIAGLAVAIIFTYRFTRSPAPPTRRQPKRQAPTTSSTAISTQSNITLMPSGVYSSSEDLRAQNTFDEFFQPVKQPTLGQIVRQKLNEGRKVTCRLLGVILEESSPEELQTKATVRPSMFDVLLEITKFCDLYLMERVIDDESEKNVLLALENAGIFTSGGLVKDKVLFCSTENGRTSFVRQLEPDWHIDTNPEIVSQLARFIKYQLHVSPVKTEWTTGKVLSSPSLEKFFGF; via the exons ATGGCTGAGCCGCCGTCGCATTTATCCTCATTCAAGGACGAGCTCATTCAGCTGATCAAGCGGCTCGGAACCTATCTCGCCCTCAAAATGTCCAATCTCTTCTCGATCTCTCTCCAAAAACtg GATCCTCGATCTGTTGGGGCTATTGCAGGGCTTGCTGTTGCAATTATCTTTACCTATAGGTTCACAAGATCACCTGCACCACCAACAAGAAGGCAACCGAAACGTCAAGCTCCAACAACTAGTAGCACTGCTATCAGTACTCAGTCAAATATAACTTTGATGCCTTCTGGAGTTTATTCATCTTCAGAGGATTTAAGAGCACAAAACACCTTTGATGAGTTTTTCCAGCCAGTAAAG CAGCCAACATTGGGGCAAATAGTTAGGCAGAAACTGAATGAAGGTAGAAAG GTAACATGTCGTTTACTTGGAGTGATCCTTGAGGAAAGCAGTCCAGAGGAGCTGCAG ACAAAAGCAACTGTAAGGCCCTCTATGTTTGATGTGCTATTGGAGATTACCAAATTTTGTGATCTTTATCTCATGGAGAGGGTTATTGACGATGAAAGCGAA AAAAATGTTCTTCTGGCCTTGGAAAATGCAGGGATTTTCACCTCCGGTGGCTTGGTGAAGGACAAG GTTCTCTTTTGTAGTACAGAGAATGGGAGGACATCTTTTGTTCGGCAGCTAGAACCTGATTGGCATATCGACACAAATCCTGAAATAGTTTCCCAGTTAGCT AGGTTCATCAAATATCAGCTCCACGTATCCCCTGTCAAAACTGAATGGACTACGGGTAAAGTGCTCAGTTCTCCATCCTTGGAAAAATTCTTTGG TTTTTAG
- the LOC105764163 gene encoding peroxisome biogenesis protein 22 isoform X3, which translates to MAEPPSHLSSFKDELIQLIKRLGTYLALKMSNLFSISLQKLDPRSVGAIAGLAVAIIFTYRFTRSPAPPTRRQPKRQAPTTSSTAISTQSNITLMPSGVYSSSEDLRAQNTFDEFFQPVKPTLGQIVRQKLNEGRKVTCRLLGVILEESSPEELQTKATVRPSMFDVLLEITKFCDLYLMERVIDDESEKNVLLALENAGIFTSGGLVKDKVLFCSTENGRTSFVRQLEPDWHIDTNPEIVSQLARFIKYQLHVSPVKTEWTTGKVLSSPSLEKFFGF; encoded by the exons ATGGCTGAGCCGCCGTCGCATTTATCCTCATTCAAGGACGAGCTCATTCAGCTGATCAAGCGGCTCGGAACCTATCTCGCCCTCAAAATGTCCAATCTCTTCTCGATCTCTCTCCAAAAACtg GATCCTCGATCTGTTGGGGCTATTGCAGGGCTTGCTGTTGCAATTATCTTTACCTATAGGTTCACAAGATCACCTGCACCACCAACAAGAAGGCAACCGAAACGTCAAGCTCCAACAACTAGTAGCACTGCTATCAGTACTCAGTCAAATATAACTTTGATGCCTTCTGGAGTTTATTCATCTTCAGAGGATTTAAGAGCACAAAACACCTTTGATGAGTTTTTCCAGCCAGTAAAG CCAACATTGGGGCAAATAGTTAGGCAGAAACTGAATGAAGGTAGAAAG GTAACATGTCGTTTACTTGGAGTGATCCTTGAGGAAAGCAGTCCAGAGGAGCTGCAG ACAAAAGCAACTGTAAGGCCCTCTATGTTTGATGTGCTATTGGAGATTACCAAATTTTGTGATCTTTATCTCATGGAGAGGGTTATTGACGATGAAAGCGAA AAAAATGTTCTTCTGGCCTTGGAAAATGCAGGGATTTTCACCTCCGGTGGCTTGGTGAAGGACAAG GTTCTCTTTTGTAGTACAGAGAATGGGAGGACATCTTTTGTTCGGCAGCTAGAACCTGATTGGCATATCGACACAAATCCTGAAATAGTTTCCCAGTTAGCT AGGTTCATCAAATATCAGCTCCACGTATCCCCTGTCAAAACTGAATGGACTACGGGTAAAGTGCTCAGTTCTCCATCCTTGGAAAAATTCTTTGG TTTTTAG